From the genome of Psychroserpens ponticola, one region includes:
- the fabG gene encoding 3-oxoacyl-[acyl-carrier-protein] reductase produces the protein MKLLEGKTAIITGASRGIGKGIAEVFAQHGANVAFTYSASVEAANELENQLNALGIKAKGYQSNAANFEDSQKLAEKVLAEFGSIDILVNNAGITKDNLLMRMGEEDFDKVIEVNLKSVFNMTKAVQRTMLKQRKGSIINMSSVVGVKGNAGQTNYAASKAGIIGFSKSVALELGSRNIRSNVIAPGFIETEMTAKLDEETVKGWRNAIPLKRGGTPEDIANACVFLASDMSAYVTGQTLNVDGGMLT, from the coding sequence ATGAAATTATTAGAAGGAAAAACAGCAATCATAACAGGCGCAAGCCGTGGAATTGGAAAAGGAATCGCTGAAGTTTTTGCTCAACATGGTGCAAACGTAGCTTTCACATATAGCGCTTCGGTAGAAGCAGCAAATGAATTAGAAAACCAATTAAATGCTTTAGGTATAAAAGCTAAAGGTTATCAAAGTAATGCCGCTAATTTTGAGGACTCTCAAAAACTTGCTGAAAAGGTTTTAGCTGAATTTGGTAGTATTGATATTTTAGTAAATAATGCAGGAATTACTAAAGATAATTTATTAATGCGAATGGGAGAAGAAGACTTTGATAAAGTGATTGAAGTGAACTTAAAGTCCGTTTTTAATATGACCAAAGCAGTACAACGTACGATGTTAAAACAACGTAAAGGCTCTATCATTAACATGAGTTCTGTAGTTGGAGTTAAAGGAAATGCTGGTCAAACAAATTATGCAGCTTCTAAAGCTGGAATTATTGGTTTCTCAAAATCTGTAGCTTTAGAATTAGGATCTAGAAACATTAGAAGTAACGTGATTGCTCCTGGTTTTATTGAAACAGAAATGACAGCAAAACTAGATGAAGAAACTGTAAAAGGATGGCGTAATGCAATTCCGTTAAAACGTGGTGGAACTCCTGAAGACATTGCCAATGCATGTGTGTTTTTAGCTAGCGACATGAGTGCTTATGTTACTGGCCAGACACTTAACGTTGATGGTGGAATGCTAACTTAG
- a CDS encoding DUF1853 family protein: MNLSKSHLQRLYQGFLNTPLLWNSNPVLGLKQLQFQNYDTFLFKRSLEKKLRLGLLAEQFVFNQLEQLENCRILAENLQIQKEKQTLGELDALIEFDKGSIHLEIVYKFYLYDATLGTSEIEQWIGPNRNDSLIEKITKLKDKQLPLLYSSNCESALNELDLNNQSFQQNVLFKAQLFTPYLKPANFNQLNNACVCGFYMNKAQLNDFNTCKFHIPPKLDWFLNTEHSVNWLNFESFKTEVEVFLEQSKSPLIWIKKTDDTLLKSFLVWW; encoded by the coding sequence ATGAATTTGTCTAAATCACATTTACAACGTTTATATCAAGGATTTTTGAATACGCCTTTATTGTGGAATTCTAATCCTGTATTGGGATTGAAACAACTTCAGTTTCAAAATTATGACACATTTTTGTTTAAGAGGTCTTTAGAAAAAAAATTGCGTCTAGGTTTGCTTGCAGAACAATTTGTATTCAATCAATTAGAGCAACTTGAGAATTGTAGGATTTTAGCTGAAAACTTACAGATTCAAAAAGAAAAACAAACGCTTGGTGAATTAGATGCATTAATTGAGTTCGATAAAGGTTCTATTCATCTTGAAATCGTCTACAAATTCTATTTATATGATGCAACCTTAGGCACTTCTGAAATAGAACAATGGATTGGTCCAAATAGAAACGATAGCTTAATTGAAAAAATCACGAAACTCAAAGATAAGCAGTTGCCACTACTCTATTCTTCTAACTGTGAGTCTGCTTTAAATGAGTTGGATTTAAATAATCAAAGCTTTCAACAAAACGTATTGTTTAAAGCACAACTGTTTACGCCATATCTGAAACCTGCTAATTTTAATCAATTAAATAACGCATGTGTTTGCGGATTTTATATGAACAAAGCACAACTAAATGATTTTAATACCTGTAAATTTCATATTCCACCAAAGTTAGATTGGTTTTTGAATACTGAGCATTCAGTAAATTGGTTAAACTTTGAATCCTTTAAAACTGAAGTTGAAGTGTTTTTAGAGCAATCTAAATCACCTTTAATTTGGATAAAAAAAACAGATGATACGTTATTAAAGAGTTTTTTAGTTTGGTGGTAA
- a CDS encoding toxin-antitoxin system YwqK family antitoxin, producing MKLQASFYILTFICLLNCKDQVRLNPNNGITISSEKKVTLIKDYYDSGVLKMKGQYSGNTKSGEWIHYFDNAKPYKIENYKDGLLDGVWNVFHLNGEKRMVGQHKDNKKIGAWKHYLNDGTLKYERHYSDKGNNGEWKSYYDSGEIASVETYLDGKAEGKWMDYYKNGQVYRAGEKVDNKDHGDWNVYDDNGKLLQTKTYHKGVLINTVRHFEQ from the coding sequence ATGAAATTACAAGCATCTTTTTATATACTGACTTTTATTTGTCTATTAAATTGTAAAGATCAAGTGAGATTAAATCCGAATAATGGCATTACAATTTCTTCGGAAAAAAAAGTGACTTTAATTAAAGATTATTACGATTCTGGAGTTTTAAAAATGAAAGGACAGTATTCTGGAAACACGAAATCTGGTGAATGGATTCATTATTTTGATAACGCAAAACCATATAAAATTGAAAATTACAAAGATGGTTTGTTAGATGGTGTATGGAATGTTTTTCATTTAAATGGTGAAAAAAGAATGGTTGGTCAGCATAAAGACAATAAGAAAATTGGTGCTTGGAAACATTATTTGAATGATGGTACCCTTAAATATGAGCGTCACTATTCTGATAAAGGAAATAATGGAGAATGGAAAAGCTATTACGATTCTGGTGAAATAGCTAGTGTTGAGACTTATTTAGACGGCAAAGCTGAAGGTAAATGGATGGATTATTACAAAAACGGACAAGTGTATAGAGCTGGAGAAAAAGTTGATAATAAAGACCATGGAGATTGGAACGTTTATGACGATAATGGCAAGTTACTTCAAACCAAAACATATCATAAAGGCGTATTGATAAACACAGTGAGGCACTTCGAACAATAA
- a CDS encoding type IA DNA topoisomerase translates to MKVCIAEKPSVAREIAQVLGANSKRDGYYEGNGYAVTYTFGHLCTLMEPNDYKPYWKSWDLNNLPMLPEKFKTKVVGNAGIEKQFNIVKSLFDKADLVINCGDAGQEGELIQRWVLDQANYKGKVQRLWISSLTTEAIKEGFGNLKNSKDYDNLYYAGFSRAIGDWLLGMNATRLFTVKHGGYKQVLSVGRVQTPTLAMVVNRFKDIENFKPQPYWELQTLYRDTLFAYEEGRFLKMEDGELLANKVKASEFEIVSTTKKKGKEYAPKLFDLTGLQVYCNTKFGFSADETLKIVQKLYEQKVVTYPRVDTTFLPNDVYPKVSGILQKLTNYSQLTQPLLGKKIKKSAKVFNDKKVTDHHAIIPTGIQINLQYNQQQVYDIIVKRFIAVFYPDCDVSNTTVIGKADDVNFKTTGKEILKDGWKVVFKFGKETSSNTSEKDTLPNFEKGEKGPHEPSFLEKQTKPPNQFTEASLLRAMETAGKQVDDDELRDLMKENGIGRPSTRANIIETLFKRQYIKRNKKQLIPTVTGVALIDTIQNELLKSAELTGLWEKQLKDIEKGEYSASLFIKNMKKMVDELVYEVRSETKRANISQATVVKQRDLKAKQTKKTGISSEFCPKCKKGTLLKGKSAYGCSQFKSGCDFVMPFKVFGKKISEKQCIRLLQKGSTVNLKGFSSERGITEGLIRFDDLFKLVLEPKKQATKASEAKQNDTIKCPKCTKGNVIKGKTAYGCSDYKLGCDFKMSFDSIRSKAKDKQLTKDLVHAILKGDF, encoded by the coding sequence ATGAAAGTCTGTATTGCCGAAAAACCTAGCGTTGCACGAGAAATTGCCCAAGTCCTTGGAGCCAATTCAAAACGTGATGGCTATTATGAAGGTAATGGCTATGCTGTGACTTACACGTTTGGTCATTTGTGCACGCTCATGGAACCAAATGATTACAAGCCATATTGGAAAAGTTGGGACTTAAACAATTTGCCAATGCTTCCAGAAAAGTTTAAAACGAAGGTCGTTGGGAATGCTGGAATTGAAAAGCAATTCAATATCGTAAAATCTTTATTTGACAAGGCTGATTTAGTCATTAACTGTGGTGATGCTGGACAAGAAGGAGAACTTATACAGCGTTGGGTTTTAGATCAAGCGAATTATAAAGGTAAAGTTCAGCGACTTTGGATTTCTTCGTTAACGACTGAAGCGATTAAAGAAGGTTTTGGTAACCTTAAAAATTCAAAAGATTATGACAACCTCTATTACGCAGGTTTTTCGCGTGCTATTGGAGATTGGTTATTAGGAATGAATGCGACACGTTTATTCACTGTAAAACATGGAGGTTACAAACAAGTGCTTTCAGTTGGTCGTGTGCAAACACCAACGTTGGCAATGGTTGTTAATCGTTTTAAGGATATTGAAAATTTCAAGCCGCAACCTTATTGGGAGTTACAAACCCTATATCGTGACACACTTTTTGCTTATGAAGAAGGTCGTTTCTTAAAAATGGAAGATGGCGAATTACTAGCTAATAAAGTAAAAGCATCGGAATTTGAAATTGTATCTACGACTAAAAAGAAAGGTAAAGAATATGCTCCAAAGCTGTTTGATTTAACAGGATTGCAAGTGTATTGTAATACGAAATTCGGATTTTCAGCAGATGAAACACTAAAGATTGTACAGAAATTATACGAACAAAAAGTGGTGACCTATCCCAGAGTTGATACCACGTTTTTACCAAATGATGTGTATCCGAAAGTCTCAGGAATACTTCAGAAACTGACTAACTATTCTCAGTTAACGCAACCATTATTAGGTAAGAAAATTAAAAAATCTGCAAAGGTTTTTAATGATAAAAAGGTAACCGATCACCACGCTATTATTCCTACAGGAATTCAGATTAATTTACAATACAACCAGCAGCAGGTTTATGATATTATTGTCAAACGTTTTATTGCTGTGTTTTATCCAGATTGTGATGTTTCAAATACAACAGTTATCGGAAAAGCAGATGATGTTAATTTTAAAACCACAGGAAAAGAGATTTTAAAAGACGGTTGGAAAGTTGTTTTTAAATTTGGAAAAGAGACCTCTTCAAATACATCTGAAAAAGACACACTTCCAAATTTTGAGAAAGGTGAGAAAGGTCCACATGAGCCTTCATTCCTTGAAAAACAAACGAAGCCACCAAATCAATTTACCGAAGCCTCTCTCCTACGTGCCATGGAAACTGCAGGCAAACAAGTTGATGATGACGAACTCCGAGATTTGATGAAAGAAAATGGTATTGGTCGACCATCAACACGTGCCAATATTATTGAAACCTTGTTCAAACGTCAGTATATAAAACGTAATAAAAAGCAATTAATTCCAACAGTTACAGGTGTTGCTTTGATAGATACTATTCAAAATGAATTATTAAAATCTGCAGAACTCACAGGTCTTTGGGAAAAGCAACTTAAGGATATTGAAAAAGGAGAATACAGTGCCAGTTTGTTCATTAAGAATATGAAAAAAATGGTAGACGAATTGGTGTACGAAGTTCGTAGTGAAACAAAACGTGCAAACATCTCTCAAGCTACTGTTGTTAAACAACGAGATTTAAAAGCTAAGCAAACTAAAAAAACAGGAATAAGCTCTGAATTCTGTCCGAAATGTAAAAAAGGAACTCTACTAAAAGGCAAATCGGCTTATGGTTGTAGTCAGTTTAAATCGGGTTGTGATTTTGTAATGCCTTTTAAAGTCTTCGGAAAAAAGATTTCAGAAAAGCAATGTATTCGTTTGCTACAAAAAGGATCAACAGTAAACCTTAAAGGGTTTTCTTCTGAAAGAGGAATTACTGAAGGATTAATTCGTTTTGATGACCTTTTTAAATTGGTATTAGAACCAAAAAAACAAGCAACTAAAGCTTCCGAAGCAAAACAAAATGACACTATTAAATGTCCGAAATGCACAAAAGGAAACGTCATTAAAGGCAAAACAGCTTATGGTTGTAGCGACTATAAATTGGGTTGTGATTTTAAAATGTCTTTTGATAGTATTCGATCAAAAGCTAAAGACAAACAACTGACTAAAGATTTGGTGCATGCCATTTTAAAAGGTGATTTCTAA
- a CDS encoding pseudouridine synthase — MEHRHFKLFKPYGYLSQFQTNAKHERNKKFLGELYDFPEGIMAIGRLDKDSEGLLLLTTDGKVSYEITSSKTDKEYYVQVDGEITNDAILQLEQGVAISYQSETYLTKPCQVFQLYQNPDFPERAKKIRDERHGKTSWISITINEGKFRQVRKMTAQVGFPTLRLVRVRVGKVTLEGLQMGDVKELNDIT; from the coding sequence ATGGAGCATCGTCATTTCAAACTCTTCAAGCCGTATGGTTATTTAAGTCAGTTTCAAACCAATGCGAAGCACGAACGCAATAAGAAATTCTTAGGCGAATTATATGATTTTCCTGAAGGAATAATGGCAATTGGTCGATTAGATAAAGATTCTGAAGGCTTACTTCTACTCACAACAGATGGAAAAGTGAGTTATGAGATTACAAGTTCTAAAACAGATAAAGAATACTATGTTCAAGTAGATGGAGAAATTACAAATGATGCCATTTTACAATTAGAACAAGGTGTTGCTATTAGCTATCAAAGTGAAACCTATCTCACTAAACCATGTCAAGTATTTCAATTATATCAAAATCCTGATTTTCCAGAAAGAGCAAAGAAAATCCGTGATGAACGTCATGGAAAAACATCATGGATTTCTATTACCATTAATGAAGGCAAGTTTAGGCAAGTCCGTAAAATGACTGCACAAGTTGGATTTCCAACTTTGCGTTTGGTTCGTGTTCGGGTTGGTAAGGTTACTTTAGAAGGTTTACAAATGGGAGATGTTAAAGAGTTAAATGATATCACATAA
- a CDS encoding cold-shock protein, whose product MAKSQQTFNKSEKEKKRLKKREDKRKKMEARKLEKEENGGADSIPFAYVDQFGNLTDSPPDPSEKIKVKAKNIVIGIPKKEEGDEEEYDPIRKGKVSFFDNSKGFGFIIDTEDQEKYFCHVSGLIDEIQENDKVQFELEKGNRGMNAVRVKLV is encoded by the coding sequence ATGGCAAAGTCGCAACAGACCTTCAACAAAAGTGAAAAAGAAAAAAAACGTTTAAAAAAGCGCGAAGACAAACGTAAAAAGATGGAAGCGCGTAAGTTAGAAAAAGAAGAAAATGGAGGTGCAGATAGCATACCATTTGCTTATGTAGATCAGTTTGGAAACCTCACTGATAGTCCACCAGATCCATCTGAAAAGATTAAAGTGAAGGCTAAAAATATTGTGATTGGAATTCCTAAAAAAGAAGAAGGAGACGAAGAAGAGTATGATCCAATCCGAAAAGGGAAAGTGTCATTCTTTGATAATTCTAAAGGATTTGGATTCATTATAGATACTGAAGATCAAGAAAAATATTTCTGTCACGTTAGTGGTTTAATTGATGAAATTCAAGAAAACGACAAAGTACAATTCGAATTAGAAAAAGGAAATCGTGGTATGAACGCGGTTCGTGTGAAACTCGTATAA
- a CDS encoding DEAD/DEAH box helicase, with amino-acid sequence MSSTLEVENQNIVKKSLYDYQIADLNRIFDVFENAPDNYNLLYQLPTGGGKTVIFSEIVRRYIKKHKKKVVILTHRIELCKQTSKVLDGFGVNNKIINSKVKELPDQDQYECFVAMVETLNNRLNDEKLKLEDIGLVIIDEAHYNSFRKLFKFFDNCYILGVTATPLSSNIKLPMKDNYKELIVGDDISTLIKNGFLATADVYNYDVSLNSLKIGINGDYTVKSSEALYSNATMQGKLLFAYEELSKGKKTLIFNNGINTSKEVYYTFKRAGYNIRHLDNTSSKQDRKDILKWFKNTPDGILTSVSILTTGFDEPSVDSIILNRATRSLTLYFQMIGRGSRIHKTKSEFKVIDLGNNVIRFGPWSQPVDWQHIFKNPDYYLENLRNDEDIERDFIYEMPDSLRKRFKKNPNDTFDIKEEYKNVTRQGQKSMKAIENSIAQHSVLVIANSEDVFEARELAKLLHDDICYRIKQYCYCIMNSTKNYKDWLLEEYTRKLRLSFNGKF; translated from the coding sequence ATGTCCTCAACCTTAGAAGTAGAAAATCAAAATATAGTCAAAAAGAGTCTATACGACTATCAAATTGCAGATCTCAATCGCATTTTTGATGTTTTTGAAAACGCTCCAGATAATTATAACCTTTTATATCAACTTCCAACAGGTGGAGGAAAAACGGTTATATTCTCAGAAATTGTTAGACGTTACATCAAAAAGCATAAGAAAAAAGTTGTTATTCTTACACATCGTATTGAATTATGTAAACAAACGTCTAAAGTCTTAGATGGCTTTGGCGTTAATAACAAAATTATTAATAGCAAAGTAAAAGAGCTTCCAGATCAAGATCAATACGAATGCTTTGTAGCAATGGTTGAAACACTAAACAACCGACTTAATGATGAAAAACTAAAATTAGAGGATATAGGTTTAGTCATTATTGATGAAGCACACTATAATTCATTCCGAAAATTATTCAAGTTTTTCGATAATTGTTATATTCTTGGAGTCACAGCTACACCATTAAGTAGCAATATCAAGCTACCAATGAAAGACAATTACAAGGAACTCATTGTTGGTGATGACATTTCTACTTTAATTAAAAACGGATTTTTAGCAACAGCAGATGTTTACAACTACGATGTCTCTCTTAACAGTCTAAAGATTGGTATTAATGGTGATTATACTGTAAAATCTTCTGAAGCACTATATTCAAATGCGACAATGCAAGGTAAATTGCTATTTGCTTATGAAGAATTGTCAAAAGGTAAAAAAACTTTAATATTTAATAATGGAATTAATACGTCTAAAGAAGTCTATTATACATTTAAACGTGCTGGTTATAACATTAGACATTTAGACAATACGTCTTCAAAGCAAGATAGAAAAGACATTTTAAAATGGTTTAAAAACACTCCTGATGGGATTTTAACTTCAGTTAGTATCTTAACAACTGGTTTTGATGAGCCATCTGTAGATTCTATTATATTAAATAGAGCAACAAGATCACTGACACTTTATTTTCAGATGATTGGTAGAGGATCTAGAATTCATAAGACCAAATCAGAATTTAAAGTTATTGATTTAGGTAACAACGTGATTCGTTTTGGCCCTTGGAGTCAGCCAGTAGATTGGCAACATATTTTTAAGAATCCTGATTATTATTTGGAGAATCTTAGAAATGATGAAGATATTGAGCGCGATTTTATTTACGAAATGCCAGATTCTTTACGTAAACGCTTTAAAAAGAATCCTAATGATACTTTTGACATTAAAGAAGAATATAAAAATGTAACGCGTCAAGGTCAGAAATCGATGAAAGCCATCGAAAACTCTATTGCTCAGCATTCCGTTTTAGTAATTGCTAATAGTGAAGATGTATTTGAAGCTAGAGAACTTGCTAAATTATTACATGATGATATTTGTTATCGTATTAAGCAATATTGTTACTGTATAATGAATAGCACAAAAAACTATAAAGATTGGCTATTAGAAGAATACACACGTAAACTTAGATTAAGTTTTAATGGTAAGTTTTAA
- a CDS encoding ExbD/TolR family protein, with amino-acid sequence MKNSRHSMPQVNAGSMADIAFLLLIFFLVTAMIPKDKGINRKLPAPCPPGEICDIKINKRNMLEVRVNSNNELFVENKVIVIEELKAIAKEFVDNNGDKTCDYCHGLNSEKFSDNPKEAVISIQNDKRTSYAFYIEIQDELTKAYYELRSDYAKTIYNKSVNELTKYELSEVKKAYPFLLSEAELK; translated from the coding sequence ATGAAAAACTCAAGACATTCTATGCCACAAGTCAATGCTGGATCTATGGCTGACATTGCTTTTTTATTGCTTATTTTCTTTTTAGTTACTGCAATGATACCTAAAGATAAAGGCATAAATAGAAAATTGCCTGCTCCTTGTCCACCAGGAGAAATTTGTGATATAAAAATTAATAAACGTAATATGCTTGAAGTAAGAGTTAATTCTAATAATGAACTCTTTGTTGAGAATAAAGTTATTGTTATTGAAGAATTAAAAGCAATTGCAAAAGAATTTGTAGATAATAATGGTGACAAAACTTGTGACTATTGTCATGGTCTAAATTCTGAAAAATTTTCAGATAATCCTAAGGAAGCTGTTATTTCAATACAAAATGATAAACGAACATCTTATGCGTTTTATATTGAAATTCAAGATGAGCTTACTAAAGCGTATTACGAACTTCGATCAGATTATGCGAAAACAATTTATAACAAATCTGTAAACGAATTAACTAAATATGAGTTATCTGAAGTGAAAAAGGCTTACCCTTTTTTGTTATCTGAAGCAGAATTGAAGTAA
- a CDS encoding 3D domain-containing protein, with product MIFKVIRWKCILILLLLILFNCKNEAPNIFEWKTLEVTATAYNSLVSQTNNNPYITAFGDSLKPGVRYIAVSRDLLRLGLKHNTLVKVDGLEGTYLVKDKMHSRWTNKIDIYMGTDVNAAKEWGRSKVNISYRVEKLKH from the coding sequence ATGATTTTTAAAGTTATACGTTGGAAATGCATTTTAATACTTCTTTTGTTAATACTCTTTAATTGTAAAAATGAAGCTCCTAATATATTTGAATGGAAAACTCTTGAAGTCACTGCAACAGCTTACAATTCTTTAGTTTCCCAAACAAACAACAATCCTTATATAACTGCTTTTGGAGATAGTTTAAAGCCTGGAGTTCGCTACATTGCTGTATCTAGAGATCTATTGAGATTAGGCTTAAAACATAATACATTAGTGAAAGTAGATGGCTTAGAAGGCACCTATTTAGTGAAGGACAAAATGCATTCTCGTTGGACAAACAAAATCGATATTTATATGGGAACTGACGTTAACGCAGCAAAAGAATGGGGCAGAAGTAAAGTTAATATAAGCTATAGAGTTGAAAAGTTAAAACACTAA